A single genomic interval of Dysidea avara chromosome 8, odDysAvar1.4, whole genome shotgun sequence harbors:
- the LOC136264208 gene encoding uncharacterized protein, with product MGNEGNDNKGGVRFNPVALLGGIIFIIALILALVSIGMQTWSTLTTSREVPDSYSTKTYKEQGPVRRCVSYRVSEDISLLPENEQPRNRCIYMTELDCDDQQQILPSAHIVFNISELDSVSNAGECDEMKSKLNAVFACAILGIVGTFVAAILAFPILPLYLYALSAGLGLLAAIFFAISIGVFASIDRTFSGFFALNGSPEDGCLSHGFGLATGAMCLNILASGLQAFAVFYQKGCARQKED from the exons ATGGGTAACGAAGGAAACGACAACAAGGGCGGAGTACGGTTTAATCCCGTAGCG CTGCTTGGCGGTATTATTTTCATCATTGCCCTGATCCTGGCCCTGGTGTCTATTGGTATGCAGACATGGTCTACGTTAACCACATCACGTGAGGTACCAGACTCCTACTCCACCAAGACATACAAGGAACAAGGGCCAGTAAGAAGGTGTGTCAGCTACAGGGTGTCCGAAGACATTTCACTGTTACCAGAGAATGAACAGCCAAGGAATCGATGTATTTACATGACAGAATTAGACTGTGATGACCAACAGCAGATCTTGCCTAGTGCACACATTGTGTTTAACATCAGTGAGCTGGACAGTGTTAGTAATGCTGGGGAGTGTGATGAAA TGAAATCAAAACTGAATGCAGTGTTCGCATGTGCTATACTGGGAATAGTTGGCACATTTGTGGCAGCTATTTTAGCCTTCCCCATTCTACCGCTATACCTGTATGCCTTAAGTGCTGGATTAGGCTTGCTAGCAG CCATCTTCTTTGCTatttctattggagtatttgcaAGTATTGACAGAACTTTTAGTGGTTTTTTCGCACTAAACGGCTCCCCTGAAGATGGTTGTTTGTCACATGGATTTGGACTAGCCACTGGAGCAATGTGTTTAAACATCCTAGCATCTGGATTACAAGCATTTGCTGTGTTCTATCAAAAAGGCTGTGCCCGGCAAAAAGAAGATTAA
- the LOC136264206 gene encoding uncharacterized protein encodes MATTINLSLQSQNSGQHVMTESHSLMTFSKLPWKASQLKHPSDTYHYSSRQLHNAFFPLVGNQLRRSYSQQLEIKVDRMSVISSPAQLQPRPPTRKCDLKPSLHHKNVKYHEPFLYPDPLGDTRPELSKFYQRIAKISQLEDDSIKYEDSRRKTHSKPTTFTTTTTTHFSRSASARTLNKAPSVKSVARRCGTISLNDQSEDHLQSPTHDIVSHTPYVSPIASPTHSDVTLTDDVITSPTHNSTADHEVCKPGIDLPASDIISPTHSDKDSNSETMVCGPVLLHNGQLTTKDYEQARRHLSKSHDQLASCHKTTRVTSHAKTRKKSLKNRPSSATLLLTESNSSTSVSSICSDKSHVKQSKFSSNKKRHKK; translated from the exons ATGGCTACTACGATTAATCTGAGCCTACAGTCACAAAACAGTGGCCAACACGTGATGACGGAATCCCATAGCTTAATGACGTTCAG TAAGTTGCCTTGGAAGGCTTCACAATTGAAACATCCATCAGATACCTACCACTACTCCAGCAGGCAATTACACAATGCATTT tttccGCTGGTTGGTAACCAGCTCCGTCGCTCATATTCCCagcaattg GAGATCAAAGTGGATAGGATGTCAGTGATTAGTAGTCCTGCTCAACTGCAGCCTAGGCCACCTACTAG GAAATGTGATCTGAAGCCATCACTGCATCACAAGAATGTAAAGTATCATGAACCATTCCTTTATCCTGACCCCCTTGGTGACACTAGACCAGAACTGAGCAAGTTTTATCAACGTATCGCCAAGATAAGCCAGCTGGAAGATGACTCTATAAAGTATGAGGATTCACGACGCAAAACTCACTCTAAACCAACAACCTTCACCACCACCACTACTACACACTTTTCACGTTCTGCCAGTGCAAGGACACTGAACAAGGCACCTTCTGTGAAGTCTGTAGCCAGGAGGTGTGGTACCATATCATTAAATGACCAATCGGAGGATCACCTGCAGAGCCCAACCCATGATATTGTGAGCCACACCCCCTATGTTAGTCCTATTGCTAGCCCCACCCACAGTGACGTTACTCTAACTGATGATGTCATAACCAGTCCCACCCACAATTCTACTGCAGATCATGAAGTATGCAAGCCTGGTATTGACCTGCCTGCTTCAGACATTATAAGCCCCACCCACTCTGATAAAGACAGCAATTCAGAGACAATGGTATGTGGTCCGGTACTATTACATAATGGACAATTGACCACCAAGGATTATGAACAAGCTAGACGTCACCTCAGCAAATCACATGACCAACTGGCATCATGTCACAAAACAACTCGTGTTACATCACATGCAAAGACACGTAAGAAATCGCTCAAGAATAGGCCTAGTTCAGCCACACTATTATTAACTGAATCTAATTCTTCAACCAGCGTATCGTCAATATGTAGTGATAAGAGTCATGTTAAACAGAGCAAATTTAGCTCAAATAAGAAAAGACATAAAAAATGA
- the LOC136264211 gene encoding NADH dehydrogenase [ubiquinone] iron-sulfur protein 6, mitochondrial-like produces MAARIVCGRIWRITTCTRPVLVRSLWSSHATCATDKVTHTGQYWEDEDARNTRFVNKSKQVNEQFAINLLNEEPISVVKGNHVWCDGGDEPLGHPKVYINLDKPGVHDCGYCGKKFVYESFADQVDGNKITYNVN; encoded by the exons ATGGCGGCGCGTATTGTGTGTGGTAGAATATGGCGAATAACGACTTGTACACGACCAGTGCTGGTAAGAAGTTTGTGGAGTAGTCACGCTACGTGCGCAACCGATAAGGTCACACATACTGGACAA TATTGGGAAGATGAAGACGCGAGAAACACCCGTTTTGTCAACAAGAGCAAGCAG GTTAATGAACAGTTTGCAATTAATTTGTTAAATGAGGAGCCTATCTCTGTGGTgaagggtaatcatgtatggtgtgATGGAG GGGATGAACCATTGGGACATCCGAAAGTCTACATCAATCTG GATAAACCTGGTGTACATGACTGTGGTTACTGTGGGAAGAAGTTTGTGTATGAATCATTTGCTGATCAAGTGGACGGAAACAAAATAACATATAATGTAAATTAA
- the LOC136264205 gene encoding lysosomal phospholipase A and acyltransferase-like, with amino-acid sequence MLLRNVFALSLLTVCWSITTALSPVLIVPGILGNQLQAKLDKDYAPHEWCSTQSDWYTVWFSLEQLAPYVVDCFLNNSRMLFDDGKYSNCEGVQVRVPGFGDTDTVEHLDAEEFLIPYMHDLVELFTKHGYVKGVSLRAAPYDWRLSPDLLQQGGYYDNLQNLAETMYKDNNNTSVTIVTHSLGSPTTLYFLTQVVSQEWKDKYLKAFVPLSGVWKGTVKAVIAVVSGNPDGIPITPLEARYLERGNPANYFLMPVLDNKIWSSTDPVVVTPERNYTVFDYQALFNDMKYPMGYSQYQALPTFLTELAAPHVTTYCYYGTQVETPLKLVYKEGQFPDTQPTVLKGNGDGTVNDASLEACSVWKVAQPSHPVELRGFPGVSHFDMVTNDDVLQAVLEIVTN; translated from the exons ATGTTGCTGCGCAACGTATTCGCACTATCGTTACTTACTGTTTGCTGGTCTATTACCACTGCTTTGTCACCCGTTTTAATTG TTCCTGGCATCTTGGGTAATCAACTACAAGCGAAGCTAGATAAAGATTATGCTCCTCACGAATGGTGCAGCACTCAAAGCGACTGGTACACGGTGTGGTTCTCCTTAGAACAACTAGCACCTTACGTCGTTGACTGCTTTCTTAACAATTCAAG GATGTTGTTTGATGATGGGAAGTATTCCAATTGTGAAGGTGTGCAGGTCAGGGTTCCAGGATTTGGTGACACAGATACGGTAGAACATTTGGATGCAGAGGAGTTTCTGATACCGTACATGCATGATTTGGTTGAGTTGTTTACCAAACATGGTTATGTGAAGGGAGTTTCCCTTCGAGCTGCTCCTTATGACTGGCGCTTATCACCAG ACCTCCTTCAGCAAGGTGGTTACTATGACAATCTTCAAAATCTGGCAGAGACCATGTACAAGGACAACAATAacactagtgttaccatagtaacacaTAGCCTGGGGTCACCAACTACACTATACTTCCTTACACAAGTTGTTAGTCAGGAGTGGAAGGATAAGTACCTCAAGGCCTTTGTACCACTGTCTGGAGTATGGAAAGGAACTGTTAAAGCAGTTATTGCTGTCGTATCAGGGAACCCAGATGGTATTCCTATAACACCACTTGAAGCTCGATACTTAGAGAGAGGAAACCCTGCTAACTATTTCTTAATGCCGGTACTGGATAATAAAATATGGAGCAGTACTGATCCAGTGGTGGTGACACCAGAGAGGAACTATACTGTGTTTGACTACCAGGCATTATTCAATGACATGAAATACCCAATGGGATATTCTCAATATCAAGCACTACCGACATTCCTTACTGAATTAGCTGCACCCCATGTTACCACATATTGTTATTATGGAACACAGGTAGAGACACCCTTAAAACTAGTCTACAAAGAAGGTCAGTTTCCTGATACACAGCCAACTGTTCTCAAAGGAAACGGTGATGGTACTGTCAATGATGCTAGCTTAGAAGCTTGTTCAGTTTGGAAAGTTGCACAACCATCTCATCCTGTAGAACTACGTGGTTTTCCCGGAGTGTCCCattttgacatggtcactaatGACGACGTACTGCAGGCAGTATTGGAGATTGTCACCAACTAA
- the LOC136264204 gene encoding lysosomal phospholipase A and acyltransferase-like: MLLRSTNIFALSLFAVCWSIIVASSPILIVPGVLGNQLQAKLNKDYAPHEWCSTHSDWYTVWVSVEQLAPYVIDCFLNNTRMLFNDGKYSNCEGVQIRAPGFGNTDTVEHLDAEDFLIPYMHDLVEFFTKHGYVKGVSLRAAPYDWRLSPDLLHQVGYYDDVQNLVETMYKDNNNTSVTIVTHSLGSPTTLYFLTQVVSQEWKDKYLKAFVPLSGVWKGAIKTLTSVISGNPEGIPLVNSLTARYLQRTTPTNYFLMPVTDHKIWSSTDPVVVTPERNYTVFDYQALFNDMKYPVGYSQYKVLPTFLTELAAPHVTTYCYYGAQVPTPSTLVYKEGQFPDTPPTILTGNGDGTVNDASLEACSVWKAAQQSRHVKLRGFPGVSHFGMVTNNDVLQAVLEIVTN; the protein is encoded by the exons ATGTTGCTGCGTTCTACAAACATCTTCGCATTGTCATTATTTGCTGTTTGCTGGTCTATTATCGTTGCTTCTTCGCCAATTTTAATTG TTCCTGGCGTTTTGGGAAATCAACTACAAGCGAAGCTAAACAAAGATTATGCTCCTCACGAGTGGTGCAGCACTCACAGCGACTGGTACACGGTGTGGGTGTCCGTAGAGCAGCTAGCACCTTATGTTATTGACTGCTTCTTGAACAATACAAG GATGTTGTTTAATGATGGGAAGTATTCCAATTGTGAGGGTGTACAGATAAGAGCCCCGGGATTTGGCAACACAGATACAGTAGAACATTTGGATGCAGAGGATTTTCTGATACCATACATGCATGATCTTGTAGAGTTCTTTACCAAACATGGTTATGTGAAGGGAGTTTCCCTTCGGGCTGCTCCTTATGACTGGCGCTTATCACCAG ATCTTCTCCATCAAGTTGGTTACTATGACGATGTTCAAAATTTGGTGGAGACCATGTACAAGGACAACAATAACACTAGCGTTACCATAGTAACACATAGCCTGGGGTCACCAACTACACTATACTTCCTTACACAAGTTGTTAGTCAGGAATGGAAAGATAAGTACCTCAAGGCCTTTGTACCACTGTCTGGAGTATGGAAAGGAGCCATTAAAACACTCACTAGTGTCATATCAGGGAATCCAGAGGGTATTCCTTTGGTAAATTCACTCACTGCCCGATACTTACAAAGAACAACTCCCACAAATTACTTTTTAATGCCGGTAACTGATCATAAAATATGGAGCAGTACTGATCCAGTGGTGGTGACACCAGAGAGGAACTATACTGTGTTTGACTACCAGGCATTATTCAATGACATGAAATATCCAGTGGGATATTCTCAATACAAAGTGTTACCGACATTCCTAACTGAATTAGCTGCACCCCATGTTACCACATATTGTTATTATGGAGCACAAGTACCTACCCCCTCAACACTAGTCTACAAAGAAGGTCAGTTTCCTGATACACCACCAACCATCCTCACAGGAAATGGTGATGGTACTGTCAACGATGCTAGCTTAGAAGCATGTTCAGTTTGGAAAGCTGCACAACAGTCACGTCATGTAAAATTACGTGGTTTTCCAGGAGTGTCCCATTTTGGCATGGTCACTAACAATGACGTGCTGCAGGCAGTACTGGAGATTGTCACCAACTAa
- the LOC136264203 gene encoding 1-phosphatidylinositol 4,5-bisphosphate phosphodiesterase gamma-1-like, whose protein sequence is MAKSTSKTPSQSSKSNYPYIETDKEQQSTSLPVARREYVLAQEATTVKCDKLFIYNDKFQRWHECSAILRPPNLIVTEHHDMSIDVNERQLLHLQQNWYHGSLSRREAKCILQDHGGGNGSFLVRTSESYHGKFAISFMHESRVKHVVVESKRDPVARVMYHITPNGPYFDSLYALIQEARTTAIIQNHAFDLVLGSSPIKSDNSWLHRGTISASQAHQIMRNEHREGAFFVHKTLSVIVPYVLLVRSGGTVHEHLIVSAQRPAPAFTLNGITAPVLYKLVHYFMENPIMDSTVLKYAVPDPDSVCSNNAISLKSYTGQSAEELTFGVGSLITDVWQKTKDWSIGSYRGDKNKWFPSNCVRFLTQDELLYVKEVHSDQEEQQLFSDVHIIDFSRQSFIISVTASSNSDPEQLRIKSYDTKPDALGHDYLLSAPTAEDLRQWYRALHEARLLESSVVSTNKRDELGSIGKERPNDCSIS, encoded by the exons ATGGCTAAGTCTACGTCCAAGACG CCCTCGCAGTCCAGTAAGTCTAACTACCCGTACATCGAGACTGACAAAGAACAGCAGTCGACAAGTCTACCCGTAGCTAGACGAGAATATGTGTTAGCCCAAGAAGCCACAACGGTTAAGTGCGATAAGTTGTTTATATATAATGATAAATTTCAG AGATGGCATGAGTGTTCAGCTATTCTCCGTCCACCCAACTTGATAGTCACAGAGCACCATGATATGTCTATTGAT GTCAATGAAAGACAGTTACTTCATCTTCAACAAAA CTGGTATCATGGCAGTTTGAGCCGTCGTGAAGCAAAGTGTATTTTGCAAGATCACGGTGGAGGTAACGGATCATTCCTTGTGCGAACCAGTGAAAGTTATCATGGGAAGTTTGCTATCTCATTTAT GCATGAATCACGGGTGAAACATGTTGTTGTAGAAAGCAAACGTGACCCAGTTGCTCGTGTCATGTACCATATTACCCCTAATGGACCTTATTTTGATTCACTATATGCATTGATCCAAGAAGCTCGCACAACAGCCATAATTCAGAATCATGCTTTTGATCTTGTATTGGGCAGCAGTCCAATTAAA TCTGATAACAGTTGGCTTCATCGTGGCACAATATCAGCATCACAAGCTCACCAGATAATGAGAAATGAACACAGAGAAGGAGCCTTCTTTGTACATAAGACTCTCTCGGTAATTGTTCCCTATGTGTTGTTAGTTAGATCAGGTGGTACAGTTCATGAACACCTGATTGTGTCAGCGCAGAGGCCAGCCCCTGCATTTACTCTTAACGGGATCACTGCTCCCGTCTTGTATAAACTTGTACATTATTTTATGGAAAACCCGATCATGGATTCCACTGTGCTCAAGTATGCTGTACCTGATCCAGAT TCTGTCTGTTCCAACAATGCTATTAGCTTGAAATCTTACACTGGTCAAAGCGCAGAAGAACTTACATTTGGAGTTGGTTCGCTGATAACTGATGTATGGCAAAAAACTAAGGATTG GTCAATTGGTAGCTATCGAGGTGACAAGAATAAGTGGTTTCCATCCAACTGTGTACGTTTTCTAACACAAGATGAACTATTGTATGTCAAAGAAGTG CATTCAGATCAAGAGGAGCAGCAATTATTTTCTGATGTACACATCATTGATTTTAGCAGACAAAGCTTCATTATCA GCGTTACAGCTTCTTCAAACTCAGACCCTGAGCAACTTCGTATCAAGTCTTATGACACTAAACCTGATGCACTCGGGCATGATTATTTGCTGTCAGCACCAACGGCTGAAGATCTAAGACAGTGGTACAGGGCCTTACATGAAGCCAGATTACTGGAGAGTAGCGTGGTGAGCACAAATAAAAGAGATGAACTAGGATCCATCGGCAAAGAA AGACCTAATGATTGCTCAATCAGTTAA
- the LOC136264207 gene encoding heterogeneous nuclear ribonucleoprotein A3-like, with translation MTKLFIGNVHRDATEHDLRELFESFGAVEEIDSHAYKGFGFVRFQSSDDADQVIQALDGTDFLGQRITVEVARARGRDWDSRGGGRSGGRGYSSSGGGSRFSRGGGGGRGYSRGGGGSYGSRDRDSGYSSRDGGYQSSRSYGGGGDRSYSSRDSYSSGGGRGRDSYSGGGRDSYSSRDSYGGGGRDSYGGRDSYTSRGGGSSSYGRGYSSGGGGGRDSYGGGGRDSYGSSSYGKGGSYRDRSRSPPPRSSNRYSSGSSGGGYGRRGSYQGRS, from the exons ATGACGAAGTTGTTTATAGGAAACGTGCACAGAGATGCTACTGAGCATGACTTAAGAGAGCTGTTCGAATCTTTTGGGGCAGTGGAAGAAATCGACAGCCATGCGTACAAAGGATTTGGTTTCGTG CGGTTTCAGTCCAGTGATGATGCTGACCAAGTAATCCAAGCACTTGATGGCACAGATTTCCTGGGACAAAGAATCACAGTGGAG GTTGCCCGAGCTAGAGGGCGTGACTGGGACTCACGTGGTGGTGGTCGCAGTGGTGGCCGTGGTTACAGCTCATCAGGTGGCGGTTCAAGATTCAGTCGTGG TGGTGGTGGAGGAAGGGGATATTCCCGAGGTGGTGGTGGGAGTTATGGCAGTCGTGACCGAGATAGTGGTTACAGCAGCCGAGATGGAGGCTACCAATCATCACGAAGCTATGGAGGGGGTGGGGACCGTAGTTACAGCAGCAGAGACAGCTACAGTAGCGGTGGTGGCCGTGGAAGAGACAGCTACAGCGGAGGAGGCAGAGATAGTTATAGCAGCAGAGACAGCTATGGAGGAGGTGGAAGAGATAGTTATGGAGGAAGAGACAGCTACACCAGCCGGGGCGGAGGAAGCAGCAGTTATGGCCGAGGGTACAGCAGCGGCGGAGGAGGGGGGCGAGATAGCTATGGAGGTGGTGGGAGAGACAGCTATGGCAGCAGTAGTTATGGAAAGGGAGGGTCGTACAGAGATCGTAGCAGAAGCCCTCCTCCTAGAAGTAGCAACAG GTATTCATCAGGCAGCAGTGGTGGTGGATATGGTAGGCGTGGCAGTTACCAGGGCAG GTCCTAA